A genomic region of Eucalyptus grandis isolate ANBG69807.140 chromosome 5, ASM1654582v1, whole genome shotgun sequence contains the following coding sequences:
- the LOC104429798 gene encoding BON1-associated protein 2, with protein sequence MMKRALEITSISAENIRLNKKPVKNAVVVIRVEHGYECSTKPAPDKGTNPKWNESLVVDLPLHAGFITVEVKCKSSSGKYNLVGGAIVPISDFAGEFGAPEGHVHFLSYRLRDSSGVRTDGIINISAKMAIAALAHTYEVPRPEIGVPVGDPRRMMAAGGLVTGVPVWYAQPCRC encoded by the coding sequence atgatgaagcgAGCCTTGGAAATCACCTCAATATCCGCAGAGAACATCCGGCTCAACAAAAAGCCCGTGAAGAACGCGGTGGTGGTGATCCGAGTGGAGCACGGCTACGAATGCTCGACCAAACCGGCGCCGGACAAAGGAACAAACCCTAAGTGGAACGAGAGTCTCGTTGTTGACTTGCCACTGCATGCAGGCTTCATCACCGTGGAAGTGAAGTGCAAGAGCTCCTCGGGTAAGTACAATCTCGTCGGCGGAGCGATAGTGCCGATTTCGGACTTCGCTGGGGAATTTGGCGCACCGGAGGGTCACGTGCATTTTCTAAGCTATAGGTTGAGAGATTCTAGTGGCGTGCGGACGGATGGCATCATCAACATTTCGGCGAAAATGGCCATAGCGGCCCTGGCACATACGTATGAGGTTCCGCGACCGGAGATCGGAGTACCAGTTGGTGATCCAAGGAGGATGATGGCGGCCGGTGGATTGGTGACCGGAGTCCCAGTTTGGTACGCCCAGCCTTGTAGATGTTGA
- the LOC104429799 gene encoding BON1-associated protein 1 → MANTHNRSLEVTIISGEDLRINDRPIKNNAFVTVKADSCCSPSSQDSTKPDAQGESYPYWDGKLRVELPAGSRYIVVEVCRRSFSTGDKLVGTAWIPVSDFIGDYTPENYLHFLSYRLRDAKGLRNGIINISVRVVSSSYKGTSSCSSRPPPLVPGFRMPADRENHGGTVTGVPAWYPNQWKA, encoded by the coding sequence ATGGCCAACACTCACAATCGCAGCTTGGAAGTCACCATCATCTCCGGCGAAGACCTCCGCATCAACGACAGGCCCATCAAGAACAACGCCTTCGTCACCGTCAAGGCTGACTCTTGCTGCTCGCCATCATCGCAGGACTCGACTAAACCAGACGCGCAGGGCGAGAGCTACCCTTACTGGGATGGGAAGCTCCGCGTCGAATTGCCAGCAGGTTCGCGCTACATCGTCGTTGAGGTCTGCCGAAGGAGCTTCTCCACCGGAGACAAGCTAGTCGGTACAGCATGGATTCCGGTGTCAGACTTCATCGGAGACTACACGCCGGAGAATTACTTGCATTTCTTGAGTTACCGGCTGAGAGACGCCAAAGGGCTGCGCAACGGGATCATCAATATCTCAGTGAGGGTCGTGTCGTCGTCGTATAAAGGGACTTCGTCCTGTTCGTCGCGTCCGCCACCGTTGGTGCCGGGGTTCAGGATGCCAGCGGATCGGGAGAACCATGGCGGGACGGTGACCGGTGTGCCGGCTTGGTATCCCAATCAATGGAAAGCTTGA